The following proteins are co-located in the Microbacterium sp. Clip185 genome:
- the pdxY gene encoding pyridoxal kinase PdxY, with the protein MKVLSIQSAVAYGHVGNSAAVFPLQRIGVEVLPVYTVNFSNHTGYGAWRGPLIAPDDVREVITGIEERGVFDKIDVVLSGYQGSEGIADVIVETVARVKAANPNAVYACDPVMGNAKSGCFVAPAIPELLREKVVPVADIITPNQFELGFLTGTDPHTIEETLASADAARAMGPGTILVTSVERPDREEGTIEMMAVTPLGAWIVTTPLLPMKANGSGDVTAALFTAHYTRTGNAADALARTASSVFDLLEATHRSGERELQLVESQEAYANPRMQFAVRQVR; encoded by the coding sequence GTGAAGGTACTTTCGATCCAGTCCGCCGTCGCCTACGGACACGTCGGCAATTCCGCCGCGGTGTTCCCCCTGCAGCGCATCGGCGTCGAGGTTCTGCCGGTGTACACCGTGAACTTCTCGAACCACACCGGCTACGGCGCCTGGCGAGGTCCGCTCATCGCGCCGGATGACGTGCGTGAGGTCATCACGGGAATCGAGGAGCGCGGGGTCTTCGACAAGATCGACGTCGTCCTGTCCGGGTACCAGGGCTCAGAGGGCATCGCCGATGTCATCGTGGAGACGGTGGCGCGCGTGAAGGCAGCCAATCCGAACGCCGTCTACGCGTGCGACCCCGTCATGGGCAACGCCAAGTCCGGCTGTTTCGTCGCCCCCGCCATCCCCGAGCTGCTCCGCGAGAAGGTCGTGCCGGTGGCGGACATCATCACGCCCAATCAGTTCGAACTGGGCTTTCTCACCGGCACCGATCCGCACACGATCGAGGAGACCCTCGCCTCCGCGGACGCAGCCCGCGCGATGGGGCCGGGCACGATCCTCGTCACGAGCGTCGAGCGTCCGGACCGCGAGGAAGGCACGATCGAGATGATGGCCGTGACTCCCCTGGGCGCATGGATCGTGACCACCCCCCTGCTGCCGATGAAGGCGAACGGATCGGGCGACGTCACCGCCGCGCTGTTCACGGCGCACTACACGCGCACCGGGAACGCCGCCGATGCCCTGGCACGCACCGCATCCAGTGTGTTCGATCTGCTCGAGGCGACGCACCGCTCGGGCGAGCGCGAGCTCCAGCTCGTGGAGTCGCAGGAGGCCTACGCGAACCCGCGCATGCAGTTCGCCGTGCGCCAGGTGCGCTGA
- a CDS encoding aminotransferase class I/II-fold pyridoxal phosphate-dependent enzyme, whose amino-acid sequence MSLSDTRSAIRGSSAAEIADSVRALVERGELAPGESLPPVRALAESLDVNRNTVAAAYRLLTQAGTVVTRGRGGTLVAEAAPVAQEGFAAGTVLRDVGTGNPDPDRIPDAVPALTRIARRPVLYGEPVIDPALEKWARDWVSADVAPATVRLTITSGAVDAVERLLAQALTRDDAVALEDPCFLASIHTVRLGGYRAVPVPVDAEGMTVDGLRAALAAGVRAIVCTPRAQNPTGASLSARRAAELRAVLENHPYVLIIEDDHFSLLSTQPYHSIIGSAHRRWALVRSVSKFLGPDMCLAVAASDPETADRLALRLSPGTTWVSHLLQRLAVALLADDAVRDGIRATGRHYTDRNRAFAERAREHGMDIESGDGLNLWVPLGVSARAVAEQLMRRGWLARTGDEFVLADARATHFLRLTVHDLSDDDADRLIVDLVAAVDAVAATSKMG is encoded by the coding sequence ATGTCTCTGTCCGACACGCGCTCCGCGATCCGCGGCTCCTCGGCCGCCGAGATCGCCGACAGCGTCCGCGCGCTCGTCGAGCGCGGCGAGCTCGCCCCCGGAGAATCGCTTCCCCCTGTGCGGGCGCTCGCCGAGTCGCTCGATGTCAACCGCAACACCGTCGCGGCGGCGTATCGACTGCTCACCCAGGCGGGCACCGTCGTCACCCGCGGCCGCGGCGGCACGCTCGTGGCGGAGGCCGCGCCTGTCGCACAAGAGGGCTTCGCCGCCGGCACCGTACTCCGCGACGTGGGCACCGGGAACCCCGACCCCGACCGCATCCCCGATGCGGTGCCGGCGCTGACGCGCATCGCCCGCCGACCGGTGCTCTACGGCGAGCCGGTGATCGACCCTGCGCTCGAGAAATGGGCGCGCGATTGGGTGAGCGCCGACGTTGCGCCCGCGACAGTGCGCTTGACGATCACCAGCGGCGCGGTCGACGCCGTGGAGCGCCTGCTGGCACAGGCGCTGACCAGAGACGACGCCGTCGCACTCGAGGACCCGTGCTTCCTGGCCAGCATCCACACCGTGCGTCTCGGCGGCTATCGTGCTGTTCCGGTTCCCGTTGACGCCGAGGGGATGACGGTGGACGGGCTTCGCGCGGCACTCGCGGCCGGTGTCCGCGCGATCGTCTGCACGCCACGCGCCCAGAATCCGACCGGAGCCAGTCTGAGCGCGCGCCGCGCCGCCGAGCTGCGCGCGGTGCTGGAGAACCATCCGTACGTCCTGATCATCGAGGACGACCATTTCTCGCTCCTGTCCACGCAGCCTTATCACTCGATCATCGGGAGCGCTCACCGGCGCTGGGCTCTCGTGCGGTCGGTGTCGAAGTTCCTCGGGCCCGACATGTGCCTGGCCGTCGCCGCCTCTGATCCCGAGACGGCGGACCGACTCGCTCTCCGGCTCAGCCCCGGCACCACCTGGGTCAGTCATCTCCTGCAGCGGCTCGCCGTGGCTCTGCTCGCAGACGACGCGGTCCGGGACGGCATCCGGGCGACCGGGCGGCACTACACAGACCGCAACCGCGCCTTCGCTGAGCGCGCGCGGGAGCACGGGATGGACATCGAGTCGGGCGACGGGCTCAACCTGTGGGTCCCGCTCGGCGTGTCCGCCCGCGCCGTCGCCGAACAGCTCATGCGACGCGGCTGGCTCGCGCGCACCGGCGACGAGTTCGTGCTCGCCGACGCGCGAGCGACGCACTTCCTGCGACTGACCGTGCATGACCTCTCCGACGACGACGCCGACCGGCTCATCGTCGACCTCGTCGCGGCCGTGGATGCGGTCGCCGCCACCTCGAAGATGGGATGA
- the pdxS gene encoding pyridoxal 5'-phosphate synthase lyase subunit PdxS, with protein sequence MTDSLTGSTRVKRGLAEMLKGGVIMDVVTAEQARIAEDAGAVAVMALERVPADIRAQGGVARMSDPDLIDEIIAAVSIPVMAKARIGHVVEAQVLQALGVDYVDESEVLSPADYVNHIDKWGFTVPFVCGATNLGEALRRITEGAAMIRSKGEAGTGDVSEATKHIRTIRGEIAALGAKSADELYVAAKELQAPYELVAEVARTGALPVVLFTAGGVATPADAAFMMQLGADGVFVGSGIFKSGNPAQRAAAIVKATTFFDDPAVIAEASRGLGEAMVGINVADLPAPHRLADRGW encoded by the coding sequence ATGACCGATTCCCTCACCGGTTCCACCCGCGTCAAGCGCGGACTGGCTGAGATGCTGAAGGGCGGGGTGATCATGGACGTGGTCACCGCCGAGCAGGCCCGCATCGCGGAGGACGCCGGAGCGGTCGCCGTCATGGCGCTCGAGCGCGTGCCCGCCGACATCCGCGCGCAGGGCGGCGTGGCGCGGATGAGCGATCCGGACCTGATCGACGAGATCATCGCCGCGGTGTCCATCCCCGTCATGGCGAAGGCGCGGATCGGTCATGTGGTCGAGGCTCAGGTCCTGCAGGCGCTCGGTGTGGACTATGTCGACGAGTCGGAGGTGCTCTCGCCCGCGGACTACGTGAACCACATCGACAAGTGGGGATTCACCGTTCCCTTCGTGTGCGGCGCCACGAACCTCGGTGAAGCCCTGCGTCGGATCACCGAGGGCGCGGCGATGATCCGTTCCAAGGGAGAGGCCGGCACCGGCGACGTCTCTGAGGCCACGAAGCACATCCGCACGATCCGCGGCGAGATCGCGGCTCTCGGCGCGAAGAGCGCCGACGAGCTGTACGTCGCGGCCAAGGAGCTCCAGGCGCCTTACGAGCTCGTGGCCGAGGTGGCCCGCACGGGCGCGCTGCCGGTCGTGCTGTTCACGGCGGGCGGCGTCGCGACGCCTGCCGATGCCGCCTTCATGATGCAGCTGGGAGCCGACGGCGTCTTCGTGGGCTCCGGGATCTTCAAGTCCGGCAATCCCGCGCAGCGTGCTGCCGCCATCGTGAAGGCGACCACGTTCTTCGACGATCCCGCCGTCATCGCCGAGGCCTCGCGCGGGCTCGGCGAGGCGATGGTCGGTATCAACGTGGCCGACCTCCCCGCACCGCACCGCCTCGCCGACCGTGGGTGGTGA
- the pdxT gene encoding pyridoxal 5'-phosphate synthase glutaminase subunit PdxT translates to MGGDAPRIGVLALQGDVREHVRILRLLGAGVRTVRRPAELAEVDGLVIPGGESSVIDKLSRAFGMRDPLRRTIADGLPVYGTCAGLILLADEVLDGLPGQESFGGLDVAVRRNAFGSQLDSFESDLHVEVFGEPPVKAVFIRAPVVERVGAGVEILATLDDGRVVAVEQGNLLGTSFHPEVSDETRFHERLLERVRARLN, encoded by the coding sequence GTGGGTGGTGACGCTCCCCGAATCGGGGTCCTCGCCCTCCAGGGCGACGTCCGCGAGCACGTCCGCATCCTCCGCCTGCTCGGCGCGGGGGTGCGGACGGTTCGCCGACCCGCCGAGCTCGCCGAGGTCGACGGTCTGGTGATTCCCGGCGGAGAGTCGAGCGTGATCGACAAGCTGAGCCGCGCGTTCGGGATGCGCGACCCGCTACGCCGGACGATCGCAGACGGGCTGCCGGTGTACGGGACGTGTGCAGGGCTCATCCTGCTCGCCGACGAAGTGCTCGACGGGCTGCCGGGGCAGGAGAGCTTCGGCGGGCTGGATGTGGCCGTGCGGCGCAATGCGTTCGGCTCGCAGCTCGATTCGTTCGAGAGCGACCTGCACGTCGAGGTGTTCGGTGAGCCGCCGGTGAAGGCCGTCTTCATCCGGGCCCCCGTGGTCGAACGGGTGGGCGCAGGCGTCGAGATCCTGGCCACCCTGGACGACGGCCGGGTGGTGGCCGTGGAGCAGGGCAACCTGCTGGGGACCTCGTTCCACCCCGAGGTCTCGGACGAGACGCGGTTCCACGAACGGCTCCTCGAGCGGGTCCGTGCGCGGCTGAACTAA
- a CDS encoding YebC/PmpR family DNA-binding transcriptional regulator: protein MSGHSKWATTKHKKAVVDARRAKSWAKLIKNIEVAAKLGGADLAGNPTLFDAVLKAKKTSVPKDNIDRAIKRGAGIGGESVEYSSIMYEGYGPSGVALMIECLTDNKNRAAAEVRTALSRNGGTLADPGSVAYNFTRKGVIVVSDEGTSEDDVMMAALEAGAEEIEPHAQGFEVITEASDLVSVRTALTDAGIEYESADVEFVPNLKVEVDAETARKVFRLIDALEDSDDVQNVFSNFDLTPEVQAELEADE from the coding sequence ATGTCCGGTCACTCCAAATGGGCCACCACGAAGCACAAGAAGGCCGTCGTCGACGCCCGTCGTGCGAAGTCGTGGGCGAAGCTCATCAAGAACATCGAGGTCGCCGCGAAGCTGGGCGGTGCCGATCTGGCGGGCAACCCGACGCTCTTCGATGCGGTCCTCAAGGCGAAGAAGACCTCGGTTCCCAAGGACAACATCGATCGCGCCATCAAGCGCGGCGCCGGCATCGGCGGCGAGTCGGTCGAGTACTCCTCGATCATGTACGAGGGCTACGGCCCCAGCGGCGTCGCCCTCATGATCGAGTGTCTGACCGACAACAAGAACCGCGCCGCCGCCGAGGTGCGCACGGCTCTGTCCCGCAACGGCGGAACGCTCGCCGATCCCGGGTCCGTCGCGTACAACTTCACCCGCAAGGGCGTCATCGTCGTCTCCGACGAGGGCACGAGCGAGGACGACGTCATGATGGCCGCCCTCGAGGCGGGCGCTGAGGAGATCGAGCCGCACGCGCAGGGCTTCGAAGTCATCACCGAGGCCTCCGATCTCGTGTCGGTTCGCACCGCGCTCACGGATGCGGGAATCGAGTACGAGTCGGCCGACGTCGAGTTCGTCCCGAACCTCAAGGTCGAGGTCGACGCCGAGACCGCGCGGAAGGTGTTCCGTCTCATCGACGCACTTGAGGACAGCGACGACGTGCAGAACGTCTTCAGCAACTTCGATCTCACCCCCGAGGTGCAGGCGGAGCTCGAAGCCGACGAGTGA
- the ruvC gene encoding crossover junction endodeoxyribonuclease RuvC has protein sequence MGSSLRVLGVDPGLTRCGVGVVDVAADRRASLVHVGVIRSSPELPTAERLHLIAQGLREAVQEHRPDVVAVERVFAQQNRSTVMGTAQASGIALLIAAEHGLRTATHTPSEVKAAITGYGSAEKLQVQTMVARVLRLDALPQPADAADALALALCHAWRGGSAGPAAVADAALTPAQRAWRAAEKARR, from the coding sequence GTGGGTTCTTCTCTGCGTGTGCTCGGCGTCGACCCGGGCTTGACGCGCTGCGGCGTGGGCGTCGTGGACGTCGCGGCCGACCGCCGCGCGAGCCTCGTGCACGTCGGGGTCATCCGATCGTCGCCCGAGCTTCCGACCGCTGAGCGGCTGCACCTCATCGCGCAGGGGCTTCGCGAGGCGGTGCAGGAGCATCGCCCCGATGTCGTCGCCGTCGAGCGTGTGTTCGCGCAGCAGAACCGCAGCACCGTGATGGGCACGGCGCAAGCCAGCGGCATCGCGTTGCTCATCGCCGCCGAGCATGGTCTGCGCACCGCGACGCACACGCCCAGCGAGGTGAAGGCTGCGATCACCGGCTACGGTTCCGCCGAGAAGCTGCAGGTCCAGACCATGGTGGCGCGGGTCCTCAGACTCGACGCGCTCCCTCAGCCCGCCGATGCGGCGGATGCGCTCGCGCTCGCGCTGTGTCACGCGTGGCGCGGTGGAAGCGCCGGGCCGGCAGCGGTGGCGGATGCGGCCCTCACACCGGCGCAGCGGGCGTGGCGAGCTGCGGAGAAGGCGCGCCGCTGA
- the ruvA gene encoding Holliday junction branch migration protein RuvA, with amino-acid sequence MIASLRGTVAHASSDGLVLEVAGVGYSVAVTPDVARAMHLGDEVLLHTHMIVREDALSLVGFRTREELAVFAALIAVSGVGPKSALGVLAELSIDQIAQAVADEADGPFRKVSGIGPKTAKLIVVQLAGKLAPPTASTTGATAASTDLVAQLAQALVGLGWSERVAAETAAVVIADAPDERTVAALLRRALAALGPARGEVLRG; translated from the coding sequence ATGATCGCCTCGCTCCGCGGCACCGTCGCGCACGCATCCTCCGACGGCCTCGTCCTGGAAGTCGCCGGCGTCGGGTACAGCGTGGCCGTCACGCCGGATGTCGCGCGTGCGATGCACCTGGGTGATGAGGTTCTGCTCCACACGCACATGATCGTCCGCGAGGACGCCCTGTCGCTCGTGGGCTTTCGCACCAGGGAAGAGCTGGCGGTGTTCGCGGCGTTGATCGCGGTGTCCGGGGTGGGGCCCAAGTCCGCGCTCGGCGTGCTGGCGGAGCTCAGCATCGACCAGATCGCGCAGGCGGTGGCCGACGAGGCCGACGGCCCCTTCCGCAAGGTCTCGGGGATCGGTCCCAAGACGGCGAAGCTCATCGTGGTGCAGCTCGCCGGCAAACTGGCGCCTCCCACCGCATCCACCACGGGCGCCACGGCGGCGTCCACCGATCTCGTGGCTCAGCTGGCGCAGGCGCTCGTGGGGCTGGGATGGTCCGAGCGTGTCGCCGCAGAGACGGCCGCGGTCGTGATCGCCGATGCACCCGACGAGCGCACGGTCGCCGCCCTGCTGCGGCGCGCCCTGGCGGCGCTGGGCCCGGCCCGCGGGGAGGTGCTGCGTGGATGA
- the ruvB gene encoding Holliday junction branch migration DNA helicase RuvB, whose translation MDELRDAGTPADESELAIEGALRPESLADFVGQQKVRGQLQLLLDAARIQQRPPDHILLSGPPGLGKTTLAMIVAHESGRALRMSSGPAIQHAGDLAALLSSLTPGEVLFVDEIHRMARSAEEMLYLAMEDFRIDIMVGKGAGATSIPLDLAPFTLVGATTRSGLLPNPLRDRFGFTAHLEYYEPEELERVIARSATMLGVELPAAARSEIARRSRGTPRIANRLLRRVRDYLIVYADGGSGSLASVDAALELYDVDPIGLDRLDRAVLDALIRRFRGGPVGLSTLAVAVGEEADTIESVVEPYLVRIGFMGRTPRGRVATPEAYGHLGVAHPTGALRLDDL comes from the coding sequence GTGGATGAGCTGAGGGATGCGGGCACGCCCGCAGACGAGAGCGAACTCGCGATCGAGGGTGCGCTGCGTCCGGAGTCGCTCGCCGACTTCGTCGGTCAGCAGAAGGTGCGCGGTCAGCTGCAGCTCCTGCTCGACGCCGCGCGGATCCAGCAGCGCCCGCCCGACCACATCCTGCTCTCCGGCCCTCCGGGGCTCGGCAAGACGACGCTCGCGATGATCGTCGCGCACGAGAGCGGGCGCGCGCTGCGCATGTCGAGCGGGCCCGCGATCCAGCATGCCGGCGATCTGGCCGCGCTCCTGTCTTCCCTGACGCCTGGCGAGGTGCTCTTCGTCGACGAGATCCACCGCATGGCGCGATCTGCCGAGGAGATGCTCTACCTCGCGATGGAGGACTTCCGCATCGACATCATGGTCGGCAAGGGCGCCGGCGCTACGAGCATTCCCTTGGATCTCGCGCCCTTCACGCTCGTGGGCGCCACGACCCGGTCGGGCCTGCTGCCCAATCCGCTGCGCGACCGGTTCGGCTTCACCGCGCACCTCGAGTACTACGAGCCCGAAGAGCTCGAGCGTGTCATCGCGCGCTCGGCGACGATGCTCGGCGTGGAGTTGCCGGCCGCCGCACGCTCGGAGATCGCGCGGCGCTCGCGCGGAACGCCGCGCATCGCGAACCGGCTGCTGCGACGAGTACGCGACTATCTCATCGTCTACGCCGACGGCGGGTCGGGCAGTCTCGCCAGTGTCGACGCGGCACTCGAGTTGTACGACGTCGACCCGATCGGCCTGGACCGGCTCGATCGGGCCGTGCTGGACGCGCTCATCCGCCGCTTCCGCGGCGGCCCCGTCGGGCTCAGCACCCTTGCCGTCGCTGTGGGCGAAGAGGCGGACACGATCGAATCGGTCGTCGAGCCCTACCTGGTCCGGATCGGTTTCATGGGGCGCACGCCACGGGGTCGCGTAGCGACCCCGGAGGCCTACGGCCACCTGGGCGTGGCGCATCCGACCGGAGCGCTGCGGCTCGATGACCTATAA
- a CDS encoding preprotein translocase subunit YajC, with amino-acid sequence MDFATFFSQYGLIVLLVILLIFMFWSSRRRMQKAKAEQEQKARQTVPGAEVLLQGGLYGTIVAFDPDNLDQPAVIEIAPGVEIKVHSQAILRVVDPAEGVVTEDEFIEAEASEAEYIAGVADGDITSISDDRKYSSHSDEVENDKKDKPEA; translated from the coding sequence ATGGATTTCGCGACCTTCTTCTCCCAGTACGGCCTGATCGTCCTCCTGGTGATCCTCCTGATCTTCATGTTCTGGAGCTCGCGTCGCCGCATGCAGAAGGCCAAGGCCGAGCAGGAGCAGAAGGCCCGTCAGACCGTTCCCGGCGCCGAGGTGCTGTTGCAGGGCGGTCTCTACGGCACGATCGTCGCGTTCGACCCCGACAACCTCGACCAGCCGGCGGTCATCGAGATCGCCCCGGGCGTCGAGATCAAGGTGCACAGCCAGGCCATCCTGCGCGTCGTCGATCCCGCCGAGGGCGTCGTGACCGAGGACGAGTTCATCGAGGCCGAGGCGAGCGAGGCGGAGTACATCGCCGGCGTCGCCGACGGTGACATCACCTCGATCAGCGACGACCGAAAGTACTCGTCGCACAGCGACGAGGTCGAGAACGACAAGAAGGACAAGCCCGAGGCCTGA
- the secD gene encoding protein translocase subunit SecD produces the protein MATSTPVRHAWRALIGLLAVTAVLFGVNALGVYVFKTSAGAPASSWSPELALDLQGGTQIILAAQTADGAAPSGDQMTQAVTIIRQRVDASGVGEADVTTEGGRNVVVQIPGEADEETRQRIQDSAQLQLRPVLIESGEVSGSFIGQDGTATPYPTPDPSLEATPTASPTNGSDVSWVTPKLQAEFQAYDCANPTNDPANAPDDQPLITCSTDGTAKYILGPVEIKGDDVADASSGVVQTNGQWAVNLVFNAEGTEKFTEISQRLYPLQRPLNQFAFVLDGTVLSAPSMNGIITDGKPQITGSFSQESAKTLADQLKYGALPLSFTVQSSDTISATLGSQQLMIGLIAGLIGLALVAVYSLSVYRALGTVIMASLVVMGVLTYITLCILAWRMGYRLSLAGVAGVIVSIGFTADSFIIYFERIRDELRDGKSITAAVEDGWSRAKRTIYISKSINVLAAVVLYILADATVKGFAFTLGLTTVIDVLIFILFTHPVMQLLARTRFFGSGHPLSGLDPTALGAVYRGRAQFRAPVAQTGRVARSRGEAERRQTIAERKRAAQLGDAGSTSADETASQSKGGRS, from the coding sequence GTGGCGACATCCACTCCCGTCCGTCACGCCTGGCGCGCCCTCATCGGGCTCCTCGCGGTGACCGCTGTGTTGTTCGGCGTGAACGCCCTGGGCGTCTACGTCTTCAAGACCTCTGCAGGAGCTCCCGCGAGCTCCTGGTCTCCCGAGCTCGCCCTCGACCTACAGGGCGGCACGCAGATCATCCTCGCGGCGCAGACCGCCGACGGCGCCGCTCCCAGCGGCGACCAGATGACGCAGGCGGTCACGATCATCCGTCAGCGCGTCGACGCCTCCGGTGTCGGCGAGGCCGATGTCACGACCGAAGGCGGACGCAACGTCGTCGTGCAGATCCCGGGCGAAGCGGATGAAGAGACGCGCCAGCGCATCCAGGACTCGGCACAGCTGCAGCTGCGGCCCGTGCTCATCGAGTCGGGCGAGGTCAGCGGCAGCTTCATCGGCCAGGACGGCACCGCGACGCCGTATCCGACTCCCGACCCGTCGCTCGAGGCCACCCCGACGGCGTCGCCCACGAACGGCAGCGACGTCAGCTGGGTCACCCCGAAGCTGCAGGCGGAGTTCCAGGCGTACGACTGCGCCAACCCCACCAACGACCCTGCGAACGCCCCCGACGACCAGCCGCTGATCACGTGTTCGACGGACGGCACGGCCAAGTACATCCTCGGCCCGGTCGAGATCAAGGGCGACGACGTCGCCGACGCGAGCTCCGGCGTCGTGCAGACGAACGGCCAGTGGGCGGTGAACCTCGTGTTCAACGCCGAGGGCACCGAGAAGTTCACCGAGATCAGCCAGCGGCTGTACCCGCTGCAGCGCCCGCTGAACCAGTTCGCGTTCGTGCTCGACGGAACGGTGCTCTCTGCTCCCTCGATGAACGGCATCATCACCGACGGCAAGCCGCAGATCACCGGCTCCTTCTCGCAGGAGAGCGCGAAGACGCTGGCCGACCAGCTCAAATACGGTGCCCTGCCGTTGAGCTTCACCGTCCAGAGCTCCGACACGATCTCTGCGACCCTCGGTTCCCAGCAGCTCATGATCGGTCTGATCGCCGGCCTCATCGGTCTGGCGCTCGTCGCGGTCTACTCGCTGAGCGTCTACCGAGCGCTCGGCACGGTGATCATGGCGTCGCTCGTCGTAATGGGCGTGCTGACCTACATCACGCTCTGCATCCTCGCCTGGCGCATGGGCTACCGTCTGTCGCTGGCCGGCGTCGCGGGTGTCATCGTGTCGATCGGATTCACCGCCGACTCGTTCATCATCTACTTCGAACGCATCCGAGACGAGCTCCGCGACGGGAAGTCGATCACGGCCGCGGTCGAGGACGGGTGGAGCCGCGCCAAGCGCACGATCTACATCTCCAAGTCGATCAACGTGCTCGCCGCCGTCGTGCTGTACATCCTCGCCGACGCGACCGTGAAGGGCTTCGCGTTCACGCTGGGTCTGACGACCGTCATCGACGTGCTCATCTTCATCCTGTTCACGCACCCCGTGATGCAGCTCCTTGCCCGCACCCGGTTCTTCGGCTCCGGCCACCCGCTCTCGGGTCTCGACCCGACAGCGCTCGGCGCGGTCTACCGTGGTCGCGCGCAGTTCCGCGCTCCCGTGGCTCAGACCGGTCGCGTCGCCCGTTCTCGCGGCGAGGCGGAGCGGCGTCAGACCATCGCCGAGCGCAAGCGCGCTGCGCAGCTGGGTGATGCAGGCTCCACATCCGCGGACGAAACCGCGTCCCAGTCGAAGGGCGGTCGCAGCTGA
- the secF gene encoding protein translocase subunit SecF produces MRSMSQVGNDLYTGKTSFPFVGRRRLWFLIGAVLVIASALVPLFRPIEFSIEFTGGSQFTINELSNPDQAIATSAVQSVVPNAETRVTTVGSDSVRVQTDQMSNDETQRVSEALAEAYNVPAADVTSSFIGPSWGEGVTRQSLWGLAIFLTLTFVILALYFRTWKMSAAAIIGVVDVLIVTIGIYAVFGFAISPAAVIGFLTILAYSLYDITVVFDKIRENTRDDGEISARTFGESVNLAVNQTLIRSINTTVVAILPTGAILFIGAFWLGAQTLTDISLSIFVGTIVAAYSTLFLAAPLYSLFREGEAKVKASDARVRSARERAVVEA; encoded by the coding sequence ATGCGCTCGATGTCCCAGGTCGGCAACGACCTCTACACCGGCAAGACCTCCTTCCCGTTCGTCGGGCGTCGCCGGCTCTGGTTCCTGATCGGTGCCGTGCTCGTCATCGCTTCCGCGCTGGTGCCGCTGTTTCGTCCGATCGAGTTCTCGATCGAGTTCACGGGCGGATCCCAGTTCACGATCAACGAGCTGTCCAACCCCGACCAGGCGATCGCCACGAGCGCCGTGCAGTCCGTCGTTCCGAACGCCGAGACCCGTGTGACCACGGTCGGTTCGGACTCCGTCCGGGTGCAGACCGATCAGATGTCCAATGACGAGACGCAGCGCGTGTCCGAGGCGCTCGCGGAGGCGTACAACGTGCCCGCCGCCGATGTCACGTCGTCCTTCATCGGCCCCAGCTGGGGCGAGGGGGTGACCCGGCAGTCCCTGTGGGGCCTGGCGATCTTCCTCACGCTGACCTTCGTGATCCTGGCCCTCTACTTCCGCACGTGGAAGATGTCTGCGGCCGCCATCATCGGCGTCGTCGACGTGCTCATCGTCACGATCGGCATCTACGCGGTGTTCGGTTTCGCGATCTCGCCTGCGGCCGTCATCGGATTCCTCACGATCCTCGCCTATTCGCTCTACGACATCACGGTCGTGTTCGACAAGATCAGAGAGAACACGAGGGATGACGGGGAGATCTCTGCCCGGACGTTCGGCGAGTCCGTGAACCTCGCGGTGAACCAGACCCTCATCCGTTCCATCAACACGACCGTGGTCGCCATCCTGCCGACCGGTGCGATCCTGTTCATCGGTGCGTTCTGGCTCGGTGCGCAGACGCTGACGGACATCTCGCTGTCGATCTTCGTGGGAACCATCGTGGCCGCGTACTCGACGCTCTTCCTCGCGGCGCCCCTGTACAGCCTCTTCCGCGAGGGAGAAGCGAAGGTCAAGGCGAGCGATGCGCGCGTGCGATCGGCACGCGAGCGCGCAGTCGTCGAAGCCTGA